From one Scophthalmus maximus strain ysfricsl-2021 chromosome 19, ASM2237912v1, whole genome shotgun sequence genomic stretch:
- the rnf165b gene encoding E3 ubiquitin-protein ligase RNF165 isoform X2, producing the protein MDFPMPHPGQPQSGMNPHMAPPGHQHGPPLHPPLNTLPTPQFQDIPAPPFLPQALHQQYLLQQQILEAQHRHILPPSRRTQERVPHQPHRLRPGYEFAPPLHVPPQPVVQQPRYLAEGTDWDLSVDAGLPPHQYHIHPLPQHYQHYLTSPRMHHFPRNNASTQVVVHEIRNYPYPQLHLLALQSLNPSRHASAVRESYEELLQLEDRLGSVNRGAVQTTIERFTFPHKYKKRIPQDLKMCLDDEELDTDEKCTICLSMLEDGEDVRRLPCMHLFHQACVDQWLATSRKCPICRVDIETQLTPDS; encoded by the exons ATGGACTTCCCCATGCCCCACCCAGGGCAGCCACAGTCAGGCATGAACCCCCACATGGCCCCTCCAGGCCACCAGCATGGCCCGCCGCTCCACCCACCCCTCAATACCCTTCCTACTCCCCAGTTCCAGGACATCCCCGCCCCTCCCTTCCTACCTCAGGCATTACACCAGCAAtacctcctccagcagcagataCTCGAGGCCCAGCACCGACACATCCTGCCACCCTCAAG ACGCACCCAAGAGAGAGTTCCTCACCAGCCCCACAGATTGCGGCCTGGCTACGAGTTTGCTCCCCCGCTCCATGTCCCCCCTCAGCCTGTGGTGCAGCAGCCCCGCTACCTGGCTGAGGGCACAGACTG GGATCTAAGTGTAGATGCTGGACTGCCGCCCCACCAGTACCACATCCATCCACTGCCACAGCACTATCAGCACTACTTGACCTCTCCTAGGATGCACCACTTCCCTAGAAACAATGCCTCAACACAAGTG GTTGTCCATGAGATCAGAAACTACCCATATCCCCAGCTGCACTTGCTGGCTCTGCAGAGTCTCAACCCCTCCCGCCACGCGTCTGCTGTTAGAGAGAGCTACGAG GAGCTtctgcagctggaggacagACTGGGCAGTGTCAACCGAGGAGCGGTGCAAACTACCATAGAGAGATTCACTTTCCCCCATAAGTACAAAAAG AGAATACCCCAGGACCTGAAGATGTGTCTGGATGATGAGGAGCTGGACACAGATGAGAAGTGCACCATCTGTCTGTCGATgctggaggacggagaggatGTCAG GAGATTACCCTGCATGCACCTCTTCCACCAGGCGTGTGTGGACCAGTGGCTGGCCACCAGCAGGAAGTGCCCCATCTGCAGAGTGGACATTGAGACCCAGCTGACCCCCGACAGTTGA
- the LOC118313973 gene encoding lipoxygenase homology domain-containing protein 1, translating to MAQAKLGLDRNANKKKKKKKVAVVEEGPIIPYHFTVSTGVDRDGSTTARVYVIIIGPGETETERLWLDLPEGKQSFAAGTMDHFVCYGTDVGEIKRVELGHNGVTPESCWLVNELSVAVPTKGIKYIFPCKCWLAKDRGDGLTARLFNVLDSSTINIIRKVIYSATVDTGDTQYAGTDTNIFLTVFGANGSTEEMLLPKNEDRFERGQEDTFNLEIDDIAPLKKIRVRIDGSGSRPDWFLDRILMRNLTTEEVYLFTYENWLSKTKGPKRTKVCELAAVVDEEEMVEKTTYIIQAQTSDVGGAGTDANVFVIVFGEYGDTGTLPLKEGTNRNKFERKMKDVFRFPDVLSLGELSKVRVWHDNKGPAPGWHLEYIDVKDEAMDQTFRFPCDRWLAKGEDDGQIMRELACANNDSIDLSDKTKYEIATTTANTDDASTTENAWIALEGRKARSKEFVLENKKKKFLCGATDTFEFSSKHVGEIAGICLGHITKDGKKVKTGAFWHVMEVVVTEKELGNKYFFQCDAQIPLAAKKDHFLTFECYKSMESFASKVRNLVPVKYEIIVITGDVKGAGTDANVFITIYGVNGDSGKRHLRQKFRNLFERGRTDRFVLDMLDLGELLRVKVEHDNGQSNSGWYLECVEVTNTANSVTTIFQCGKWLDTQKADGQVQRVLYPRY from the exons ATGGCTCAGGCCAAACTGGGGCTGGACAGAAATgccaacaagaagaaaaagaagaaaaaggtggCAGTGGTGGAAGAGGGTCCAA TCATTCCCTATCACTTCACCGTGTCCACGGGGGTGGACCGGGATGGCAGCACCACAGCCAGGGTCTATGTCATCATCATCGGCCCCGGCGAGACTGAGACGGAGCGACTATGGCTGGACCTGCCGGAGGGAAAGCAGTCCTTCGCAGCCGGCACCATGGACCACTTTGTGTGTTACGGAACCGACGTAGGAGAGATCAAGAGGGTGGAA CTCGGCCATAACGGTGTCACACCAGAGAGCTGCTGGTTGGTGAATGAGCTGTCGGTTGCCGTGCCAACCAAAGGTATCAAGTACATCTTTCCATGTAAGTGCTGGCTGGCTAAAGACAGGGGAGATGGTCTGACTGCCAGACTGTTCAATGTGTTGGACTCCAGCACGATCAACATTATCCGCAAA GTTATTTATTCCGCCACAGTTGACACAGGTGACACTCAGTATGCAGGGACTGACACCAACATTTTCCTGACTGTGTTCGGAGCCAACGGGAGCACAGAGGAAATGCTCCTGCCAAAAAATGAGGACAG GTTTGAAAGAGGCCAAGAAGACACATTCAACCTAGAGATAGATGACATCGCTCCTCTGAAAAAGATCAGAGTTCGGATTGATGGCAGCGGGAGTCGTCCTGACTGGTTTCTTGACAGG ATCCTGATGCGGAACCTGACCACAGAGGAGGTGTATCTGTTTACCTACGAGAACTGGCTGTCAAAGACCAAAGGGCCCAAGAGGACGAAGGTGTGTGAGCTGGCAGCTgtggtggacgaggaggagatggtggagaaaACCACCTACATCATCCAAGCGCAGACCAGTGACGTAGGAG GTGCCGGCACTGATGCCAacgtgtttgtgattgtgttcgGGGAGTACGGCGACACCGGGACGCTGCCTCTGAAGGAGGGCACCAACAGGAACAAGTTTGAGCGTAAAATGAAGGACGTGTTCCGATTCCCTGACGTGCTCAGTCTGGGTGAACTGTCCAAGGTCCGAGTGTGGCACGACAACAAAG GCCCCGCTCCCGGTTGGCACCTCGAGTACATTGACGTGAAAGACGAGGCCATGGACCAGACCTTCAGGTTCCCCTGCGACCGCTGGTTGGCCAAAGGTGAAGACGATGGGCAGATCATGAGAGAGCTGGCCTGTGCCAACAACGACTCTATAGACCTCAGTGACAAAACCA AATATGAAATTGCCACAACAACTGCGAACACAGACGACGCCTCCACCACGGAAAACGCCTGGATCGCGTTGGAGGGGAGAAAGGCACGTTCCAAGGAGTTTGTTCTcgagaataagaaaaagaagttcTTATG CGGCGCCACTGACACATTTGAGTTCTCGTCCAAGCACGTGGGTGAGATCGCTGGCATCTGCCTCGGCCACATCACCAAAGACGGCAAAAAGGTGAAGACGGGAGCTTTCTGGCACGTCATGGAGGTGGTGGTGACAGAAAAGGAGCTGGGAAACAA ATATTTCTTCCAGTGTGATGCCCAAATCCCCCTGGCAGCCAAAAAGGACCACTTCCTGACATTTGAGTGCTACAAGTCCATGGAGAGCTTTGCGAGTAAAGTCCGCAACCTGGTTCCTGTCAAGTACGAGATCATCGTCATCACCGGGGACGTCAAAGGAGCCGGCACCGACGCCAACGTCTTCATCACCATCTACGGCGTCAACGGGGACTCGGGCAAGCGCCACCTGCGGCAGAAGTTCCGCAACCTGTTTGAGCGAGGGCGAACGGACCGCTTCGTCCTGGACATGCTGGACCTCGGGGAGCTGCTGAGGGTCAAGGTGGAGCACGACAACGGGCAGTCCAACAGCGGGTGGTATTTAGAGTGTGTGGAGGTGACCAACACAGCCAACTCCGTCACAACCATCTTCCAGTGTGGAAAGTGGCTCGACACTCAAAAGGCCGACGGGCAGGTTCAGCGAGTGCTCTACCCCAGATACTAG
- the rnf165b gene encoding E3 ubiquitin-protein ligase RNF165 isoform X1 — protein sequence MVLVHVGYLVLPVFGSVRNRGSHFNRQQQQQQQQHSHATSCRHFQLGPQAPLPMDFPMPHPGQPQSGMNPHMAPPGHQHGPPLHPPLNTLPTPQFQDIPAPPFLPQALHQQYLLQQQILEAQHRHILPPSRRTQERVPHQPHRLRPGYEFAPPLHVPPQPVVQQPRYLAEGTDWDLSVDAGLPPHQYHIHPLPQHYQHYLTSPRMHHFPRNNASTQVVVHEIRNYPYPQLHLLALQSLNPSRHASAVRESYEELLQLEDRLGSVNRGAVQTTIERFTFPHKYKKRIPQDLKMCLDDEELDTDEKCTICLSMLEDGEDVRRLPCMHLFHQACVDQWLATSRKCPICRVDIETQLTPDS from the exons GATCCCATTTCAAccggcaacagcagcaacagcagcagcagcacagccaTGCTACCTCTTGCCGGCACTTCCAGTTAGGTCCTCAGGCGCCGCTGCCCATGGACTTCCCCATGCCCCACCCAGGGCAGCCACAGTCAGGCATGAACCCCCACATGGCCCCTCCAGGCCACCAGCATGGCCCGCCGCTCCACCCACCCCTCAATACCCTTCCTACTCCCCAGTTCCAGGACATCCCCGCCCCTCCCTTCCTACCTCAGGCATTACACCAGCAAtacctcctccagcagcagataCTCGAGGCCCAGCACCGACACATCCTGCCACCCTCAAG ACGCACCCAAGAGAGAGTTCCTCACCAGCCCCACAGATTGCGGCCTGGCTACGAGTTTGCTCCCCCGCTCCATGTCCCCCCTCAGCCTGTGGTGCAGCAGCCCCGCTACCTGGCTGAGGGCACAGACTG GGATCTAAGTGTAGATGCTGGACTGCCGCCCCACCAGTACCACATCCATCCACTGCCACAGCACTATCAGCACTACTTGACCTCTCCTAGGATGCACCACTTCCCTAGAAACAATGCCTCAACACAAGTG GTTGTCCATGAGATCAGAAACTACCCATATCCCCAGCTGCACTTGCTGGCTCTGCAGAGTCTCAACCCCTCCCGCCACGCGTCTGCTGTTAGAGAGAGCTACGAG GAGCTtctgcagctggaggacagACTGGGCAGTGTCAACCGAGGAGCGGTGCAAACTACCATAGAGAGATTCACTTTCCCCCATAAGTACAAAAAG AGAATACCCCAGGACCTGAAGATGTGTCTGGATGATGAGGAGCTGGACACAGATGAGAAGTGCACCATCTGTCTGTCGATgctggaggacggagaggatGTCAG GAGATTACCCTGCATGCACCTCTTCCACCAGGCGTGTGTGGACCAGTGGCTGGCCACCAGCAGGAAGTGCCCCATCTGCAGAGTGGACATTGAGACCCAGCTGACCCCCGACAGTTGA